One stretch of Candidatus Falkowbacteria bacterium DNA includes these proteins:
- a CDS encoding glycosyltransferase family 4 protein: MNIGIDIRCLMERELTGVGEYTFYLLKHLFEVDSTNQYYLFYNSRQKVNKYIPKFPKDNVHYCEFKMSNKVLNLTLKIFSHPKLDQIIIHKYKSSKIDLFLFPNISFFKTNCPYIITAHDLSFEIFPEFLSFKRKLWHWFVNPNKLFQQADQVISVSKNTKQDLIDIYKIAPKKIQTIYSGISQNYRILNPKDPKFKKIKNKYKLPEKFILFLGTIEPRKNLTSLIKAFNLFHQEHPEYSLVIAGKPGWHYKKIIKQQSKNIIFTKYIKDSEKRYFYNLASMFVYPSFYEGFGFPPIEAMACGCPVITSNNSSMSEICQQAALLINPTDTNDLYSAMKQMTNSKLAKQYIAAGLQKSKDIHWYQTAQDYLQEIKKFSAKS; encoded by the coding sequence ATGAATATAGGTATCGACATCCGTTGCTTAATGGAACGCGAACTGACTGGCGTTGGCGAATACACTTTTTATCTCCTAAAACATTTATTTGAAGTAGATAGTACCAACCAGTACTATCTTTTTTATAATTCCAGACAAAAGGTTAACAAATATATTCCTAAGTTTCCCAAAGACAATGTACATTATTGTGAGTTCAAAATGTCCAACAAGGTACTCAACTTAACGTTAAAGATATTTTCTCACCCAAAACTTGATCAAATAATTATTCACAAATACAAATCTTCGAAAATCGATTTATTCTTATTTCCTAATATTTCATTTTTCAAAACAAACTGTCCCTACATTATCACCGCTCATGATCTCAGTTTTGAAATTTTTCCTGAATTTCTATCTTTCAAACGTAAACTATGGCATTGGTTTGTAAATCCTAATAAACTTTTTCAGCAAGCAGATCAAGTTATTTCTGTTTCAAAAAACACCAAGCAAGATTTAATCGACATTTACAAAATTGCTCCAAAGAAAATTCAAACTATATACTCCGGCATTTCTCAGAATTATAGAATTTTAAATCCGAAAGATCCTAAATTTAAAAAAATAAAAAATAAATACAAACTACCAGAGAAATTCATTTTGTTTCTCGGCACGATTGAGCCAAGAAAAAACCTCACTTCACTAATTAAGGCTTTTAACTTATTTCATCAGGAACATCCTGAATATAGTTTAGTAATCGCCGGTAAACCAGGTTGGCATTATAAAAAAATCATCAAACAACAGTCAAAAAATATTATCTTCACTAAATACATCAAAGATTCTGAGAAACGATATTTTTACAATTTAGCTTCTATGTTTGTGTATCCTTCATTTTATGAGGGGTTTGGATTTCCCCCAATTGAAGCAATGGCCTGTGGCTGTCCCGTCATTACCTCAAACAATTCATCCATGTCAGAAATTTGCCAACAAGCTGCCCTTTTAATTAATCCAACTGACACAAACGATCTCTACAGTGCCATGAAGCAAATGACTAATTCAAAGCTAGCCAAACAATATATAGCCGCAGGTTTACAAAAATCAAAGGATATTCACTGGTATCAAACTGCTCAAGATTATTTGCAGGAAATAAAAAAGTTCTCCGCTAAATCTTAA
- a CDS encoding glycosyltransferase: MNVALVHDHLTQDGGAERVAKAFMDIFPKSSMYTLVYDKKNVAQDFAKKKIHTSFLQNFPFGVSKYQWYLNFMPAATEHHPVTKYKLILSSSSIFSKGVIPGPTSTHICYCHTPPRFLWTNTHGYLKDLNQNFLIKKMLPISLTKLRQWDKIAADRVDHFIANSKEVQKRIKKYYNKESTVIYPPVDTHKFKVTDKVEDYFLAGGRLVGYKRFDLIVQAFNRLNLPLKIFGDGPQLKNLKKIAKNNIEFLGKVPEQKKIALYSKCKAFLNPQLEDFGITAVEAMASGRPVIAYRAGGATETVIEGKTGTLFEEQIWEDLADKVLSFKIEDYNPQTIREHALQFDVNIFKQKIKEFIVNKLNPNP, translated from the coding sequence CCACCTAACGCAGGACGGAGGCGCTGAGCGTGTAGCCAAAGCCTTTATGGATATTTTTCCTAAAAGCTCAATGTACACGCTGGTTTATGATAAGAAAAATGTTGCCCAGGATTTTGCCAAAAAAAAGATACATACTTCATTTTTACAAAACTTTCCTTTTGGTGTTTCCAAGTACCAATGGTATTTGAATTTTATGCCAGCTGCAACTGAGCACCATCCAGTTACAAAATACAAGTTGATATTATCCAGCTCTTCAATCTTTTCAAAGGGCGTAATACCTGGACCAACCTCAACACACATCTGCTATTGTCATACTCCACCACGATTCTTGTGGACTAATACTCACGGCTATCTGAAAGATTTGAATCAGAATTTTTTAATCAAAAAGATGTTACCAATATCGTTAACTAAACTTCGCCAGTGGGACAAAATCGCAGCTGACCGAGTCGATCACTTTATCGCCAACTCAAAAGAAGTTCAAAAACGAATAAAAAAATACTACAACAAGGAAAGTACTGTAATTTATCCACCAGTGGACACTCACAAATTCAAGGTTACTGATAAAGTCGAAGATTATTTTCTAGCTGGTGGTCGTCTGGTCGGCTATAAACGGTTTGATCTTATTGTTCAAGCTTTTAACCGATTAAATCTACCTCTGAAAATATTTGGTGATGGTCCACAATTGAAAAATTTAAAAAAAATAGCTAAAAACAATATTGAATTCTTGGGTAAGGTGCCGGAACAAAAAAAGATTGCTCTTTATAGCAAATGCAAAGCCTTCCTTAATCCACAACTTGAAGATTTTGGTATCACTGCTGTCGAAGCCATGGCCAGTGGTCGCCCAGTAATTGCCTATCGAGCAGGCGGAGCAACAGAAACTGTAATCGAAGGCAAGACAGGTACTCTTTTCGAGGAACAAATCTGGGAAGATCTTGCCGATAAAGTTTTAAGCTTTAAGATTGAAGATTACAATCCTCAAACAATTAGAGAACATGCTTTACAGTTTGATGTAAATATTTTTAAACAAAAAATAAAAGAATTTATAGTCAACAAATTAAATCCCAATCCCTAA